From Tiliqua scincoides isolate rTilSci1 chromosome 2, rTilSci1.hap2, whole genome shotgun sequence, the proteins below share one genomic window:
- the LOC136640535 gene encoding rano class II histocompatibility antigen, A beta chain-like, which translates to MDSEPSSHHTLLVCTAASFFPAKINITWLWNGQEEDESRVVSTALIRNGDWTFSIQVMLEAQPERGDVYTCRVEHASLPGPTSIQWEPQSVSAQSKMWTGVVGLLLGLVFVVPGLALYLKKKKGTAIPPPAALIS; encoded by the exons ATGGACTCagagccctcctcccaccacacccTGCTGGTCTGCACCGCAGCCAGCTTCTTCCCTGCCAAGATTAACATCACTTGGCTGTGgaacgggcaggaggaggacgagAGCAGAGTGGTGTCCACGGCGCTGATCCGGAACGGGGACTGGACCTTCTCCATCCAGGTGATGCTGGAGGCGCAGCCAGAACGCGGAGACGTCTACACCTGTCGGGTGGAGCACGCCAGCCTCCCAGGCCCCACCAGCATCCAGTGGG aGCCACAGTCGGTCTCCGCCCAGAGCAAGATGTGGACGGGGGTCGTGGGACTCCTGCTGGGCCTGGTCTTCGTGGTGCCTGGACTGGCTCTGtacctgaagaagaagaaag